DNA sequence from the Cottoperca gobio chromosome 10, fCotGob3.1, whole genome shotgun sequence genome:
tgtgtaccTTTTAGTTGAACACAGACTGCAGAATCCCTACAGACGCCACTTCCAGTCGTCTTGATAACATTACTTGACATACGACGCAACATTTCTGAACAAAATACACTTTTCAGATACCAAATACTCTTAAACGTTGTGTTGCATTTTGCAAAGTCACCTGCTGCCCTCTAGTGTTCAAAGTGGACATCGCATTTGCACCACCTACCGGATGTTTCGTCGATGTTTGACCTTCTCTCGAGTCACGTTAGAGATGATTTGTCGGTGGTTGCACGGTGATTTTCCTCCCGACAGGAGTAATACATGAAAATACTTATCTTTTGAATGTTGTCGCCTTACAGGTAACCGCCTTTATCTAGTGAAATGGACGTATCAATTTGAATGTCggtgaaataaatgtttgggCCATTCATACTGTGCCAGGTGTGCTAGGCTAGCTCGTGCTAACGAGGAAGCTCAGCAGTGCGGACGTGACAAATGTGACAGAAACCTTTTCGGATGGTAGCCACTCGCTGTTATAATATTCATTAGTGTGTGCTCCTAATGTTAGCCACATTTCCTAGTTGTAGTCATACAAGGAGCCTCAGCTTGGTATTAGTGggtaaaatacttttttatctGAATGACAGCAGTCATTCAGACTTTAGCTAGAAAGTTCGGGaaaatgtgtgtctttgttcacGGTTTAAGATTTATTTGTAGATTTATAGCATACTTAAAACAGACCTATAACATAATTATTAGATTTGGTTTTTTTGTAAATAACGTGTCTTACCTgttgacacaaaaacatgacCTTCCTCATTCGTCGAAACTCGCAGCTCATTCTGGACCCGCCGTGTCCTGAGTCTGACCTGTTGTTACAAAGCTTGTTACATAAACGTAGCAAACTCACACGTTTTGTTCTGTATCTCCACAGTATTGCAGGAGTAAACGCAGGGAACCATGGTGAAGTATTTCTCCTGCGCCGGTTTGCTCAAAAGCAGCTGGGACCAAGTCTGTGTTGCTTTCTGGCAACGATATCCCAACCCTTACAGGTGAGGGCGAGGAGTGAAGTCTGGAtacactttgacattttattcgTCTTTGTCCAAATTGCATTGCATATTTAATTGGGATCACGTCTCAACATCTGTATACTCAAAGTTTAAAAGTAACTAAATGTGTATACTTAAGCAGTACATAGGTATAGTTTTGAGTTAcctgactttttttattttatggtaGGCCTACTTAATATTTTAACTCCACTAAATAGTAGTAATGTGACATCATTCTGTCACCTGATGACTACATTTACGTACATAAATAGTTACGTACATACAAGTTAAGTCCatttaatgctaatacttttgtacttctactgaagtaaaATGATGTATTCAGGACTACAGGTAGTGAAGCACTTCTATAGTATGATGTTGCTAATTTTCCTCAAGTAAAAGATCTCAATACGTCTTCCATCACTGAGGTTGAGTCGACTGTTTCCCCCGACAGCAGTGATGTGGTACACGTCATATCTGAAACGATTAGATGATAAACTATTAATGCAGAAAATACACTCGCCCCAGCTTCACAGCTgtaaatatttgcatatttctttCAGTGATATGAGTGATTGATGCTAAATTgcatatctttaggttttggactgttggtcagacaaaacaagcaacttTAATAACCCAACCAGGGCTTTGGGGAATTGTGATAGaaatttattttacaattttttacattttgtaaatgatttaatttattaatcaagaaaataatcgtcTGATTAATCGATTGgggaaaataattattagttgcaaCTCAATGATCAGATTAATCGATCAACAGAAAGTAAATCTCCAAACATTTAGATAatcaattagttgttttgaaGTCTGTTATCTGGCCTGACTGTAGCTTGTTAAGTTTCTCATGTGTGAGTATTTGTTACTTTTTCACGTCATTGTAAATTTGAAGATGTCCTTATGAGCTCTGGGAGTATGTAATCTGAATTTCTTTCCGTTTTCTGAGGTTGTATagaataaacaatattatttaattgAAGATAATAATGAACAGAAGTATTTATAAGCCCTACACAGAGGTATTTTATCGTCTCGATCCATagcttctccttccctcccacAGCAACCATGTTCTGACTGAGGACATCATTTTCCGAGAAGTTACTCCAACAAACTGCCTAATTTCCAGACGTCTCTTGACCAAAACGAGCCGATCGCCTCGCTGGATGGAGCGGTACCTTCCAAAGCACATGGCCAGCTCGGCATACATCATCGAGGACTCTATTGTGGACCCTCAGAAAAGGACCATGACCACCCTCACATGGAACATCAGCCACGCTCGTCTCATGGTACCACAATGTTCGCTTCCATAGTCACTCATTGCACAAAGTACTAACAGCCTCATGTTGATTTTGTTTGTCTATATCTCTCTGTCGCAGTCCGTGGAAGAGCGATGCGAGTACCATATTAACCCTGACAATGGCAGCTGGACAGAGATAAAGAGGGAAGCTTGGATCTCCACCAATATCTATGGGCTCTCTAGAGCTATTCAGGTCAGTAGAGTAAAGTTGAGTGCTGCTCTACGTAACAGCTCAGGGAAAGTGGTGTGGGGCGTCTGAAAGGGCCACTCACCCATTTCATTCTGTAATGGGTAACATAATACACTGCGTTTAAGATGCAGCAGCTGAGCAGTTAAAGCTGTCTGCCTAGACCTAGGTTGCTGAATGATTTATTACAGAGTGGTCTTTTGTTGTTCTCGCACTCTGATAATGTATGTTAGTACATATGTGACGATATGAGTTACAGGTCACCGACACATCATTCTCTGTCcaagtgtttttctctttgtcttggTTGACTTTGTGTCTTCTCTTTCCAGGAATTTGGTCTTGCAAGGTTCAAGGCGAGTGTTACAAAGACCATGAAAGGCTTTGAATATGTGCTGGCAAAAATGCAAGGTAAattgtcaataataataataataacatcaatTATAACTAGTGCATTGCATTACCTGCTGGAATGAAGGCATCGCTAATTCGATTAGCAACACCTGTTTTTCCTGCCAAGACGAGTCAAAATATCAGCAATGAAAAAAGAACGATTAAGAAGCTCAAGTGCTCCGATGCTAGTTAGGCTGTTAAGACTCCGGTTAGCAGATGTAAAGTACAATCAGTCCAATCCAAATGAACAGAGTTGGGAACCTTAACCTTTTAGAAACCTCTAAAGTTACAATGCAAGATTACTTTTTTGTAAATGACGTGGCATTTCAGTTATATGTTTACTTTGCCTTATAAGGTTGCAAGTCCAAATCAATGCAACCTCTTATTAGAaagttaaagtatttattttggcTGTAATGAGGCCATACCGGCTATTCATGTAAAACTATTCATTTATTGGATTAACTGTCCCTATTATGACAGTTGTGTCCAACCAAAGTAGAGGTATTGaatacatgtatatttaaatgtgtcgACCTCCCCCTGTTTCCTGTCGAAGCTCTGATTATGTGTTGTTGGTAAAATCCCGGCCACTGACACGCACAGTGAAGCTGAAAGTCTCTGAAATGTTATGCATGTCATTTAATACACAATCCAGAACTATGAAGTGATAGCACAGGTTTTCTAGaactacacaaacatacacatatttCTGCTGATCTTATAACcaatatcttctttttttttttaggtgaaACTCCGTCCAGAACCTTAAAAGAAACGGCTacagagcgagcgagagagacggCACTGGCAGCTAAGGAGAAAGCCAAAGATCTCGCCTCACAGGCTCAGAAGAAACAATATGTGTGATGAGTAGATCATCGGTTCTTTTGCCACGGATACCGGGACAGATTTATCTTTACCCCTCCTCGTGGTTCAGTTGAGCATTGGAGTAAGACAAACTGATCCCTGTCATGGGTAGACACCTGACCTCTATGAGGAAGCATCTAACTGAAATGGTAGGTGGACCATAAAAGGGCCTGAGCTGGGTTCAAGAGCCTGTTCCAGCCTCCTGGAATATATTTTACCTTTGATACCAAATCATCTCAGTATTTACTATAGCGATCTTAGAGGAATGGCTGAATATGGCTCTGGGTgccataaaaataatattagtaCTTTGCCAACCTTGTTATTGTTCCTCAGAGCTTTGCTTTTAACCTCTGTGCCCATCATCAACGTTTACCTTTTTAATCTGTTCCTTTcagtatgttatgttattttgtaaTCACTTTGTGTTATTAACATCTTTTTGTTCAGATGCTAAGATTAGCATACCACGAATAATCAGATTTTAATGCAAATTCATGTGTATGATTTACTGCTATTGTATGTTTTGCTGCAATCGTGTTATCTTTTAGTTTAGTTCGGTTCACACGCACCTTAATCATCCTACCAAGACTGATTGCTTCAAGTTGAAGTGCATTAACTGAAGAAGGGTCCTTATTGTCATAGCTTGATAAGAAATGCTCACTTAgcactaaataaaaaatgtgtgtaCAAAGGCAAACATGTTACCTTGTATAGTACATTCATCTGAAGTGTGATGATACAACCCATGCAACAATGTGCTCTTAATGTGTTGATAAAATATCAGCTAGTCAATAAATGGACATTTCCTTTGTAACTATCTCGCTGTGATGTGTTTGAAGTGGTGCCTCAATATAGTTACATTCCCAAACTGGGGGACCGGACCCCCAGAAGGGGCTGTAGGACCGAGAGGTTTTTACTTGTCACATTACCTCCtaaagaatatttaaataaaaaaaggaacttAGGTTGTACTAGTCATAACGCTTAAAGAATGCAGGagggggtcactaacaggcatTACTATGTTTCACGGCGTCCagctgatgatgctgatgacAGCCGCTCTTGTCCTCTTAAGTAAAAACATCGTAAATGAATAGGTCcagtaaaataatcaaatggcaaataaatatacaaaatatttattcaataaaaaagCTTGCACCAGTACAAAAATGCTACATTATATTACTGGGTGGAAAGATAGATTAATGCGTACAtactattaaaaaaatgtaataaggCATCTTGCATATACAAAAGTGAAGGGTAAAAGCACCTTcagttattaaatatatagCAATGAATATGATACATACTTGTAATACAGCATAAATAGCATAATTACTACAAGTTGACATTACCTGCCTGACTGGTGAATGTTGCATGCAtaattgacattttatattGACAAATGCACAAGCAATGGAGTGTACAGTTGTGGAAACGACCAGTTAATATTAGCAGTGAAGAAACTGCCATAATACTTCTCCATATGCTCTCACGATGCATCAAAATTCTTGCACTTGATCACAGACTGGATTGTGTACAAATACACCAAATGAATATTTGCCAGTTACTTAATTACCAGACTAAAATGTGCAAATATGGCCAGTTTTGGttcactgttttctttctgatATACGCCATCTTTGAGACAAAACAAGTGCAATGTGTGGACGTTTTGTGCAACAGAAGATAAAGACATGACTGACCTTACATAATAGGACGATAATACAAATCATAGATTAATGTTTAAGTGCATGCTACACATGGCATAACGGAAATATGAATTTAGTGCTAAAGAAAAGCTGTATGGAATACTAGACCAAATCTGATTTAAGGCAGAATTTACTATTGACATACTGTAGTAAAGAATAAATTAAGAGGTTTAAATAAAAAGCCCTCATTTGGATTTTAAAAAGCCCTTAAAGATGATATGTAGAACTGTTTGAATCATCAAGTTACAGAGACGTCGTGGCTTAGGAAAGAAATgccagaaaatatatatatatgcgtaaTGTTACATCCATCCTAGCCCAGTGATTTTAACTGCTATTCAGTGCAAAATGGACACAGTTCATTTGTAAAACTATTTTTTAGCTCGTAGTCTGACATATTTTGATGTCAAAAGTTATTActgttttaaaaaagtgttcAGTTGTACAGTAACGTTTTTCTCcattctccctcttcctccgtTGGCTtgttttttgaatgtttttctcctcctcctgacgTTAAGCGAGTTAGCGTAGGTTTACTGCCGTCATAGCCAGGCATTATCCATGCTGGAATAACAGTGGTCTGCATCAGTCTGCGTAATGCTCAGTCCGTCAGAGTCCACGCAGTCGAACATGATTCCTTCCACGTCGACCTCCACATCCTCTGTAAGGTGACCAACCAAAGTTTAAAGCCATTAGCGGAAGGAAATGTGAGAAAATTCACTTGTCAAATTGAACTTACAAACTACAGCTGGGTCATATGATTGCAATCAATATCATTATGTTAACGTGAATATTTTCTCACATGATATTTCTCACAATATGCAAAATGTGTGAAAGAAAAGTAACAAATTAATGTTCAATGCATTACAAGAGTAATGCTAAATTTTGTtaactttttatgttttcttgctTCAAACATTTGACAGAACAAAAGTTATTATCTTTGTAAgataataacaaaatacaaatcatATCGTCACAATAATTCCCCTCAGGGTTGATAAACTAATATTGAATTACTGTAGTAAGTTCAAATCCTcttaagtaaaatgtaaacatcctAAACTATTAATGCGTAGACTACATTAATATATGATTACCAAAAATGTATCAACCACAAATCACTAGGTGACAGCTATTTTTTTTAtaaggtttctttttttgtacagCCTTTGCTAGAACTTCCAATTCTCATTAAGATCAGAATGACAGTGATTTGAATGTGACAGGTGCACTTTAAGCTATAAAGCAAGGTTAGGCATTACTCTGACTGCGTCTAGGTGAGATGCTTCGTGTGTATGACAGACGTACCTCTGTCGGAGTCCGACCTCTCGGACGACATGGTCGACCCCTGACtgtcgttcctcatcctctCCGTGCCTCTTTGCAGCAGCTCCAACCGAACCCGCAGCTCTCTCTGCTCCCAGCGCAGGCGGCcttttagctgctctgcacgctcatcctgctcctgcagcttctgAAAATTATAAAGCAGAGAGACGAACAAGTGAGAAATGGACTAAAAAGTGGACCCAACCTTAGACGGGATAAGCATTTGGGGAACACTGAGATCTGTTAGCAAATGCACACTAATAACAAGGCAATAACTCTCCCAACAATGTGTTCTCAACTAGGACTTCTATCAGTACGATGCCGTGGTGTTGCCTCTACCTTTATGTGAAGTTGGGCTCGTCTCAGCAGGTTGAGCGTGGTGTTCCTCATCGAGTCAGATGACAGAGGAACTtgcttcttcagctcctccaggcAGTGCCTCAGTTGAGCTCGTCTACGAAGCACAACAAGCAACAACGGATGCTGTTATTCCATGCAAGTGAAAACAGGGTTTTCAAGACTgtcgcctcctcttcctcaaaaagtgtattttgatAGACTTTTAAAAAGATTATATTATCTATtgtttattatgtaaaaaatattcATTACCTGTTTTTTTCCAGCTCGTTGTGAACCGACCTGTAGGTACAGAAAGAGACAGTTTTGTTTAgctataaaaaaacattcatagcCATAACTGACTGTGAGGCATTCATGTTTAAAAGGGTGCTTTGTCTAAACTGAAAGGCGAACTTCACAACCACACCCTTTTGTCAGTTATCTGTTATGCAATATATTCACCTATtgccaccaccaccagcagacATCTTTTTGTTCCTCTGTTTGCTTCTCTTGTCAGAGAATTCTGGACTGAGAGGCATGGAAGCATATCCATGTTCTGCCTCTGCAGGAAAAATACAGCACAGCTGGGTAAGAAAATGGTCTGAAATTCAATAGCAGCGATGTTAAAGTGTTCCCAATATTAACGGTAGTGAATCCTAGTGCtacaaatgaaaatacataaCTTCATATATCATCTCTTGCTGAATTGTAAAAAGAGGACAAAAGCTGCTgtcatcagcatcatcagctGGACGTTTTGTTTTTGGCGCCATCACACATCGCTCTTTCACTATTATACAACTACTCTGTGTAGCCtcacagacagaaatacacaaTACAATTTCTACAGTGTGTTGATAAGGAATGAAACTTATAGTATCGCTGTGTTCCTGTCTCATTCACAGTAAAGAGCGTTCACCGCCGCTCATTAATTTTCAAACTGGAGCAGATTGGCGCCTTTGAGTACAATGATGTGACCGATATGTAGGTCACTGAGTAAAGGGAAAGATCGACTACAATAATATTCTtgcaaaaaaaaatcagttcTACAACAATTGCATTGTATTATGTATCTATACTGTGGTTTGCATTGCATGCATAGTTCCAGTCGCTTCAATAtgcattttgttgtgttaaCAATAACCAACTTCCTCCCCTGCAGACTGACAGTTATCATGAAAACACTTACCTCGCTCTTTTCGCTCCAGAAACTCAGCAGCCCGAAGAAGCACCTGGATGTTGCTAATGTTTCCGTCCATTATTATGTTTGGTCAAATAAAGCAAACGCGGTTAAACAATCTACTGTGGTGTAAGCGTCAACAGCCTGAAGTAGATGAAGCTGTTTCTGTGCTACGTACTCAACCCACACTGGCGTTGCATTCACGTGTTCCACGTAAACTCGGACATTTGAGACTGCCGTCATAATAACGATCTGGCGGGCACAATGTTTGTCGGATATCACAACACGAAGGACCATCAACAGTATTGACCTCTGTTAGTTTATTATCTTTaggaaaagaagaacaaaaacagtactCACCAGGgtcatatttttattaatatttttatttttataaagttCTGAGCGTGAGAATCACAAGTAAGACAGTTAAGAAATTGACATTGTTTTACTAAACAAAATGCACGAACACTATCAATCTAAATATTATGTCAAAGATTCATTTTCGTCATGGTGCATTTATGCTACGATTGTAATATTTCTAAAAGCATTTGAAGGCATCAACAGTCAACTTAAAACGTCATTGTCaaacccccaccccctctcctGTGACAACACCTTTATTTTTCGAACATTTATTGTTGTTGGCGAACTATATTGACATGCTCTTGACTGATATTGGCATGTGCTTTATGCATTTTTGCCTCTATTATATGAACACCTAAAACGAAAACACAGTAGGCCTACCTATAATATGGTGGTTTGTGAGCTAACCTAGTTGTATAAAGTTGCATTGTTGGCTACTTATGTTCATTTATACTTTAATTGTATCTTCCTCTAGCCATCTTCCGATGTCTAAAAAAAAATCGGATTTGACCTAAACTATCTCATTTTCTTTATGTAACAATATTGTTCTTTACTTTATAGACTGTGTAAATTAAGCATGATGTGACCATATTACAGATCCATACTTTTAGCTAGCATAGAATAGTATGCTCtttaaataagttaaaataCTATAAAATCGTTTTAATAGCAAGTGTAAGCGGGAGGGTGTGTTTAATTGTCTTTTCATACGCATAAGAAAGTAGGAGGAGAGGCTTGCCCTTACTAAATATGGCGGTGTCTGGCTTCACTGCCTGTATGAGGTTTCAGTTGTATTCTCCGTATGGGAGTGAAGCCTCTCTGCCAGCAGTATCTTTAACCTATGAACTCCTGAGTGTGCCAGTCCTCCGCCATATTGACTGTTGTCTTGactggaggagatagagaacATTTTGAGGTCCGAGAAGAAACGAAAGTGTGCTCTCCAAATCATCGAAACTGGTGCAAACTTGGCCAAAGCGTATTATAAACACCACCATAATGGCAAGGAAGAAAAGCAAGCAGCAGGGAGTCGCCCAGAAAGAGCTTGCGCCTGGACAGCAGACCGTACCGAAGAGCCCAGTCTCTCCCGgcgatgcagctgacggtggcGGTGGAGATGCTGGGCTGGATAGGCTGGCCACTACCAGGGCGAACCAGGTAGGATAGCTAGCAACAAGCCaattgctgtttttaaaacagGCTAGCTAGCCTCTGAGCTAGCACCTCTCTGCTAATCCAAGCATCCTCcattgtgcttttattgtgtaTAGCTAGATCCTGCAGATGTGAAGTTATATACATCCGCTGCATGGTCGAAAGCTATTTTAATCGTTACGTAGTAGTCGAGGATGTTGAGCTCTCACGTCGTTTgacatataattaaataaataatacgtTTAACTTAGCGAGCAGACTCGTCCCCAAACAGGCGGCGTTGAGGCAGTGTTGCTAGCATTGCAGCCCATCTCCTCTGCCGGACAGGTGACATTGTGCTTCGGACAGGTCGTCCCATTCCCAGCGTTTACAACTCTTCATCAGCATAGCTAACCTTAGCCAGAAGGCTAGTCGGGCTATCATCTCCAGCTAGCGCGCTGCAAACGTGCTTACTGCCTACACTTGAACCCATACACAGGAACCACTCAGCCAACAGTAGCTAAACagctgctagctagctaattagcTAGTTAGCCGAAAGAGATAACGGGTTAATAATAAGGCTAGCTAACTCTCAGACATGGTTAGAGTTGTTTATTCGACTCTATCATactgtttaccttttttttttgctgtacaGCAGTATTCTATCGGAGTGTGACAGGAGCTAATGTCAAAAGTTTCAATGCAAGCAGCTATCAGCCAGTGATGCCTAGGCTAGCTAAATCGGAGTCAGTAACGTTAGCTATTTAAGTTGAGGGTAAACACTAACGTCAACCTTAAAAAGATGCCACTGCAGGCTTGACCACTGTCGCCTCAGCAACCAGCTAACCTTACATCTGACCTCTGAGCCTTAAAACTTGCCTGACTTCTGTTTGGATTGAGTCATAACATTTTCCACCACCACATGTATAAGACTCCCGTCCAGACACGTCTCAAAACTAGACAtggcatattttattttttggcaGATTTGTGATGTGCCTTTTTGTAGTTTGGAATAACTTATAATGGTAATATCTATCACTAGACTTTAATGCAATTTATATCCAGAAAATACTGTGAAACATCTATGCAAAACATATAACTGTTatagagaggtgttgattcaataTTTTAACTGGAGGACGTTTTGTATCAACTGTGTATTagattgcatttgttttagctaggtgtacctaataaaatgtcagtaaattgaatgtgtaatgcattatatttaAACAATGTCTGTTGATTTCCTACTATGTCTTGTTGCAAATATTGTATAAATTATTCTGAGAGACACCTGACTAGTAGaccctctttatttattttttaatcgcTAATACTCAACCTCTTTATCGTTCTCTACCTAGCCTATGCACACCTGCTGCCTCCTGTGCCACAGAGAATTTAAGGACTGGGGAGCAAACTCTGTGAACGGACTCCCTGGGGGCCATGGGACCAAGCTGGCTGATGCTGTGCCTGCGCTCTCGCAGGCCTTATTGCGGGAGGCGCCAGGGCGTAAGCTTGCTGATGCAGTGCCCTCGCTGTCTCAGTCCCTGCTGGGAGAGGTGCCTCTGTGGATATGTCAGAGCTGCTGCAAGAgtgtggaagaagaggagaggcgGAGCACCCAGGAGCAACCGACACCGGTAAATAAAAGGGAACTGATTTAGGTCATGTCTGGATCTATTTCACAACTTCTTTTTACTACTCTTTATTTAAACTGTGTTGATATGTCAACTAAGGTAATCTCATCTTTATTCATCATATAAGGCATTGCATttgcttaaataaataaatctgtctgtCTAAATGTCATGTTGGATTTAATAAGTTTAAACATGTAGTCTACTTTTTGCCACTTCAGAAGTAACTTATTTTGTACTTGTGTCTCTGTGGCATATGTaaggcagcagcggcagcagcttTTACCTGTGCTTTCTTAGTTGTTTTCACACAAATGCTTTACATGAAATGCAAATTTTGAAGACTTCTCTGTCATCATACTTAAGCTTGACTGTCGATGAACATGTTGTCCAAGATGTTTTGTAGATAATATTTGGCTCAAACTTGCAAAAGTCTTTTGTTTACTCAAGAttgattaatacatttttaagatgtttttgctCGTCTTGTCACCCTCCCTTCAATGTATTACAAGCTAATATTGTTTAATACTAACATTGGCGCCACTGGTGCCAAAATGTAAGCCTATTTAGACAGCCCTGTGATTAACCAaattgggtttttattttttattgttcagGTACCATTGTCACACTCTTCCTCTTGTAAGTCCCAGAGCTGTGGGAACGGTTACCCGGAGCAAAGTACTGTGGATTGGGACCCGAGTTCCTTCCTGTCAGCCCACAAACTGTCAGGTCTCTGGAATTCTGCCCACACCAACGGAGGGGAACACTGCAACCACAACACTTCTTCACACTCACAACCAGGTCTGTCATCACAGGGTAAAACACAGCTCCAGAAAACATGTAATGACATTGAGAGTAATTGCTGAAAACATAACAAAGTTAGATTTCAGGCTGAGTTGCGAGTTTCAGTTTTGTGAAACGGACACAGATGAGGTTAGAATCAGAGCTCTACGGGTGGCTTGTTAGCTTGCTTACTTCGcaataaatgtgttgtatttttggCCACTTTGTTCAGGTGTTAGTCTATTACGTCTTCGAAGAACAAAAGAAGCATCTTGTAAAAGCTTACTATGCTCTACTTCCTGAGGTCCTTACAGCTCATTATGAAAGGTGGAATAATGATTTAAGATCAGCTTGTTGTCAAAACAACCAACTGCACTCCAGTGATggagatacatttaaaaataacagacTTTCCAGTGAAGATGAGTTTACTAAATCAGAGAATATGACTAaaatagaaagaagaaaacactgtggattaaaaaagataagaaaaaacacatttgcacattttattcttttgtttgcAAGCTGTGCTGTTATATTAGAGTCAAATATCAGTAGCAAAATTGACATGAACTATACTTTACTAATACTTTAAAAATCTTCAGCGATGAACTTCACAATTAAGCATGTATTACATGCCTGGACTTGCAGCTTTCCAATATAATGAAGACTCCAAAATGTATCCTCAAAACCCTCTCTCATAGGGCTGG
Encoded proteins:
- the mxd3 gene encoding max dimerization protein 3, whose translation is MDGNISNIQVLLRAAEFLERKEREAEHGYASMPLSPEFSDKRSKQRNKKMSAGGGGNRSVHNELEKNRRAQLRHCLEELKKQVPLSSDSMRNTTLNLLRRAQLHIKKLQEQDERAEQLKGRLRWEQRELRVRLELLQRGTERMRNDSQGSTMSSERSDSDREDVEVDVEGIMFDCVDSDGLSITQTDADHCYSSMDNAWL
- the prelid1a gene encoding PRELI domain containing 1a — protein: MVKYFSCAGLLKSSWDQVCVAFWQRYPNPYSNHVLTEDIIFREVTPTNCLISRRLLTKTSRSPRWMERYLPKHMASSAYIIEDSIVDPQKRTMTTLTWNISHARLMSVEERCEYHINPDNGSWTEIKREAWISTNIYGLSRAIQEFGLARFKASVTKTMKGFEYVLAKMQGETPSRTLKETATERARETALAAKEKAKDLASQAQKKQYV